The following are from one region of the Streptomyces tuirus genome:
- a CDS encoding MarR family winged helix-turn-helix transcriptional regulator, whose protein sequence is MRGLHADTGYLLYRLGLRSGQLFNACLQESGLRLRHYALLRFLAGTDGAPQRELSTRLGYDPSAIVGLVDDLEKLGFAERRPSPDDRRSRIVVLTGSGRDFLRDTDEAGLRVTGELLGPLDPAERELLHALLLRIAEDGLN, encoded by the coding sequence ATGCGCGGCCTGCACGCCGACACGGGCTACCTGCTGTACCGCCTGGGCCTGCGCTCGGGGCAGCTCTTCAACGCCTGCCTCCAGGAGTCGGGCCTGCGCCTGCGCCACTACGCGCTGCTGCGCTTCCTCGCCGGCACCGACGGCGCCCCGCAGCGCGAACTGAGCACGCGGCTCGGCTACGACCCGAGCGCGATCGTCGGTCTGGTCGACGACCTGGAGAAGCTGGGCTTCGCCGAGCGCCGCCCCTCCCCGGACGACCGCCGCAGCCGGATCGTCGTCCTGACCGGCAGCGGACGCGACTTCCTGCGCGACACCGACGAGGCCGGTCTGCGGGTCACCGGCGAACTGCTGGGCCCGCTGGACCCGGCCGAGCGGGAGTTGCTGCACGCGCTGCTGCTGCGGATCGCGGAGGACGGCCTCAACTGA
- a CDS encoding SDR family NAD(P)-dependent oxidoreductase has product MPSIDLSGKAAVVTGSGRGLGLAYAHALAAHGASVVVNDVDEAVAEAAVKSLVEAGGRAVAEVVPVGTAEAADRLVNRAVEEFGRLDVLVTNAGILRDKVLWKMTDEDFDAVLTTHLKGTFTCARAAAVRMREQGEGGSLILVGSPAGQRGNFGQTNYAAAKAGIAAMARTWSMELGRAGITVNAIVPVAATAMTETIPAFAPYIEAMRNGEPLPDFLRKGEGFGTPEDCAALVPFLASGAARGVTGQCVGIGGDKVALWSHPQEIRAAYADGGWTPDSLADAWPTSVGAELQSVGIPAPKFPEA; this is encoded by the coding sequence GTGCCCAGCATCGATCTCTCCGGCAAGGCCGCCGTCGTCACCGGCAGCGGTCGCGGCCTCGGCCTCGCCTACGCCCACGCCCTGGCCGCCCACGGTGCGTCCGTGGTCGTCAACGACGTGGACGAGGCGGTGGCCGAGGCGGCCGTGAAGTCCCTCGTGGAAGCGGGCGGCAGGGCCGTCGCCGAGGTCGTCCCGGTCGGCACCGCCGAGGCCGCCGACCGGCTGGTGAACCGCGCGGTCGAGGAGTTCGGCCGGCTCGACGTGCTCGTCACCAACGCGGGCATCCTGCGCGACAAGGTCCTGTGGAAGATGACCGACGAGGACTTCGACGCGGTCCTCACCACCCACCTCAAGGGCACCTTCACCTGCGCCCGCGCCGCCGCCGTCCGGATGCGCGAGCAGGGCGAGGGCGGCTCGCTGATCCTGGTCGGCTCCCCGGCCGGCCAGCGCGGCAACTTCGGCCAGACGAACTACGCCGCGGCCAAGGCCGGCATCGCGGCGATGGCCCGCACCTGGTCGATGGAGCTGGGCCGCGCGGGCATCACGGTCAACGCGATCGTGCCGGTCGCCGCCACCGCGATGACGGAGACCATCCCGGCCTTCGCCCCGTACATCGAGGCCATGAGGAACGGCGAGCCGCTCCCGGACTTCCTGCGCAAGGGGGAGGGCTTCGGCACCCCCGAGGACTGCGCGGCCCTCGTCCCGTTCCTCGCCTCCGGGGCCGCCCGGGGCGTCACCGGTCAGTGCGTCGGCATCGGCGGGGACAAGGTGGCACTCTGGTCGCACCCGCAGGAGATCAGGGCGGCCTACGCCGACGGCGGCTGGACCCCCGACAGTCTGGCCGACGCCTGGCCCACCTCGGTCGGTGCCGAGCTCCAGTCGGTCGGCATCCCGGCGCCGAAGTTCCCGGAGGCGTGA
- a CDS encoding amidohydrolase family protein encodes MNVGDLVAIDVHTHAEVSSKGHSSLDDDLHDASSAYFKVEGKRKPTLEETAAYYRERNMAAVIFTVDAESATGTPPVPNEEVAEAAAANADVLIPFASVDPFRGKAGVRQARRLVEEYGVKGFKFHPSIQGFFPNDRAVAYDLYEVIEETGAIALFHTGQTGIGAGVPGGGGIRLKYSNPLHVDDVAADFPHLKIILAHPSFPWQDEALAVATHKPGVHIDLSGWSPKYFPPQLVQYANTLLKDKVLFGSDFPVLTPDRWLADFGKLTIKDEVRPKILKENAARLLGLTRPQGA; translated from the coding sequence ATGAACGTCGGTGACCTGGTCGCGATCGACGTCCACACCCACGCCGAGGTGTCCTCCAAGGGCCACTCCTCCCTCGACGACGACCTGCACGACGCCTCCTCCGCCTACTTCAAGGTCGAGGGCAAGCGGAAGCCGACCCTGGAGGAGACCGCCGCGTACTACCGCGAGCGGAACATGGCAGCCGTGATCTTCACGGTGGACGCCGAGTCCGCGACCGGGACCCCGCCCGTCCCCAACGAGGAGGTCGCCGAGGCGGCCGCCGCCAACGCCGACGTCCTCATCCCCTTCGCCTCCGTCGACCCCTTCCGGGGGAAGGCGGGAGTGAGGCAGGCCCGCCGCCTGGTCGAGGAGTACGGGGTGAAGGGCTTCAAGTTCCACCCCAGCATCCAGGGCTTCTTCCCCAACGACCGCGCGGTGGCGTACGACCTGTACGAGGTGATCGAGGAGACGGGCGCGATCGCCCTCTTCCACACCGGCCAGACGGGCATCGGCGCCGGAGTCCCCGGCGGGGGCGGGATCAGGCTGAAGTACTCCAACCCGCTCCATGTCGACGACGTGGCGGCCGACTTCCCGCACCTGAAGATCATCCTGGCGCACCCGTCCTTCCCCTGGCAGGACGAGGCCCTCGCCGTCGCCACGCACAAGCCGGGCGTGCACATCGACCTGTCCGGCTGGTCGCCTAAGTACTTCCCGCCGCAGCTCGTGCAGTACGCGAACACGCTGCTGAAGGACAAGGTGCTCTTCGGCTCCGACTTCCCCGTCCTCACTCCCGACCGCTGGCTCGCCGACTTCGGCAAGCTGACGATCAAGGACGAGGTCCGGCCGAAGATCCTCAAGGAGAACGCGGCCCGCCTGCTCGGGCTGACGCGACCGCAAGGGGCGTGA
- a CDS encoding acyl-CoA synthetase: MRNEGLGSWPARRARKTPHRTALIHGESATDYGTLHTRTTRLAHALRARGVRRGDRIAYLGPNHPSYLETLFAAGTLGAVFVPLNIRLAGPEIAYQLADSGARALVYGPSYAGLVAGLPGSTDVRVYLEVGDEYEAAVAEAPAEPVDEPVGADDTCIIMYTSGTTGRPKGAMLTHGNLTWNAVNVLVDTDLIADERALVSAPLFHTAGLNMLTLPVLLKGGTCVLVDAFDPDATFDLVERHRITFMFGVPTMFDQVARHPRWPEADLSSLRILTCGGSPVPTPLIEAYQERGLTFLQGYGMTEAAPGTLFLDAEHAVAKAGSAGVPHFFSDVRVVRPDLSPVGTGEVGEVVVRGPHVMPGYWGLPEETAASFADGWFRSGDAAQVDEDGYVHIVDRIKDMIISGGENIYPAEIEDRLLAHPDIAECAVIGVPDDTWGEVPRAVVVPREGAALDPDEVLASLAGRLAKYKIPKSVVLADELPRTASGKLLKSRVRTRYGTS, from the coding sequence ATGCGCAACGAGGGACTGGGGTCATGGCCCGCACGCCGGGCCCGCAAGACCCCGCACCGCACCGCCCTGATCCACGGCGAGTCCGCCACCGACTACGGCACCCTCCACACCCGCACCACCCGACTGGCCCACGCCCTGCGCGCCCGGGGCGTGCGCCGCGGCGACCGCATCGCCTACCTCGGCCCGAACCACCCCTCCTACCTGGAGACGCTGTTCGCGGCCGGCACGCTCGGCGCGGTCTTCGTCCCGCTCAACATCCGCCTCGCCGGCCCCGAGATCGCCTACCAGCTCGCCGACTCCGGCGCACGGGCCCTCGTCTACGGCCCGTCCTACGCCGGTCTGGTCGCCGGCCTGCCCGGCAGCACGGACGTCCGCGTCTACCTGGAGGTGGGCGACGAGTACGAGGCGGCCGTAGCGGAGGCGCCCGCGGAGCCGGTCGACGAACCGGTCGGCGCCGACGACACCTGCATCATCATGTACACCTCGGGCACGACCGGCCGCCCCAAGGGCGCCATGCTCACCCACGGCAACCTCACCTGGAACGCGGTCAACGTCCTCGTCGACACCGACCTGATCGCCGACGAACGCGCCCTGGTCTCCGCCCCGCTGTTCCACACGGCGGGCCTGAACATGCTGACCCTGCCCGTGCTGCTCAAGGGCGGCACCTGTGTCCTGGTCGACGCCTTCGACCCGGACGCCACCTTCGACCTCGTCGAACGCCACCGCATCACCTTCATGTTCGGCGTGCCGACCATGTTCGACCAGGTGGCCCGCCACCCGCGCTGGCCGGAAGCGGACCTCTCCTCGCTGCGCATCCTCACCTGCGGCGGCTCCCCGGTCCCCACCCCGCTGATCGAGGCGTACCAGGAGCGCGGCCTGACCTTCCTCCAGGGCTACGGCATGACGGAGGCCGCTCCCGGCACGCTTTTCCTCGACGCCGAACACGCCGTCGCCAAGGCGGGGTCCGCGGGCGTACCGCACTTCTTCAGCGACGTCCGCGTGGTCCGGCCGGACCTGTCGCCGGTCGGCACCGGCGAGGTGGGCGAGGTCGTGGTGCGCGGCCCGCACGTCATGCCCGGCTACTGGGGGCTGCCCGAGGAGACGGCCGCCTCCTTCGCGGACGGCTGGTTCCGCAGCGGGGACGCCGCCCAGGTCGACGAGGACGGCTACGTCCACATCGTCGACCGCATCAAGGACATGATCATCTCGGGCGGCGAGAACATCTACCCCGCCGAGATCGAGGACCGGCTCCTCGCCCACCCCGACATCGCTGAGTGCGCGGTGATCGGGGTGCCGGACGACACCTGGGGCGAGGTGCCCCGCGCGGTCGTCGTGCCCCGCGAGGGCGCCGCCCTCGACCCCGACGAGGTGCTCGCCTCGCTCGCGGGCCGCCTCGCCAAGTACAAGATCCCGAAGTCGGTGGTCCTCGCGGACGAACTCCCGCGCACCGCCTCCGGAAAACTCCTCAAGTCCCGCGTCCGTACCCGCTACGGCACGAGTTAA